In the genome of Cryptomeria japonica chromosome 8, Sugi_1.0, whole genome shotgun sequence, one region contains:
- the LOC131038450 gene encoding RING-H2 finger protein ATL74, producing the protein MVPEMGFSGAFTPPPPAPTHEGDSAFDSNLVVILSALLLALICALGINSVLRCANACRGRMVFESANEAAIRLANTGLSSKAIRGLPTAVYTSSSSAAAATASATPAELIKECPICLSEFCPGEKLRVLPKCSHQFHVGCLDPWLTSHSSCPTCRRVLLDGTSPSLRVHIVVDRDQGQGPADSQAISSQ; encoded by the coding sequence ATGGTCCCAGAAATGGGATTTTCAGGGGCTTTCACTCCGCCACCGCCTGCGCCAACCCATGAGGGCGACAGTGCATTCGATTCCAATTTAGTGGTGATTCTCTCGGCTCTGCTTCTTGCCCTGATCTGCGCTCTGGGGATCAACTCTGTTCTGAGATGCGCCAATGCGTGCAGAGGGCGAATGGTTTTTGAATCAGCCAATGAGGCAGCAATCCGCCTGGCTAACACAGGGCTGAGCAGCAAGGCCATCAGGGGGCTGCCCACCGCAGTCtacacctcctcctcctccgcCGCCGCCGCCACAGCATCCGCTACGCCTGCTGAGCTCATCAAGGAATGCCCAATCTGCCTGTCTGAATTCTGCCCTGGAGAAAAGCTCAGAGTTTTGCCCAAGTGCAGCCATCAATTTCATGTGGGATGCCTTGATCCGTGGCTCACTTCTCATTCATCTTGTCCCACCTGTCGACGGGTTCTGCTTGATGGGACTTCGCCCTCTCTTCGGGTGCACATTGTTGTTGATCGTGACCAGGGCCAGGGCCCTGCTGATTCTCAGGCCATTTCCTCGCAGTGA